A DNA window from bacterium contains the following coding sequences:
- a CDS encoding OsmC family protein gives MAIRTATAVWHGTLKGGDGKLSTQSGALKQLNYSFNDRFADGVGTNPEELIAAAHAGCYAMALSGGLEKAGHPAESIEAVAHVTLDFIEGKPTVTKSHIVCKAKVPGMDAASFHEAAVETKGACPISRLLMGSAEITLEATLA, from the coding sequence ATGGCTATTCGTACGGCTACCGCTGTTTGGCACGGTACACTTAAAGGCGGCGACGGCAAACTCTCGACGCAATCCGGCGCGCTTAAGCAACTCAACTACTCATTCAATGATCGTTTCGCCGACGGCGTCGGCACTAATCCTGAAGAGCTGATCGCGGCGGCGCATGCGGGCTGCTATGCGATGGCGCTGTCGGGCGGTCTCGAAAAGGCCGGACATCCCGCGGAATCTATCGAAGCGGTTGCGCACGTCACGCTTGATTTCATTGAAGGCAAGCCAACGGTGACGAAGTCGCACATCGTGTGCAAGGCCAAGGTGCCGGGCATGGATGCAGCCTCGTTTCATGAAGCGGCGGTTGAGACGAAAGGCGCGTGCCCGATTTCGCGCTTGCTGATGGGCTCGGCTGAGATCACTCTCGAAGCGACGCTTGCTTAG
- a CDS encoding SET domain-containing protein-lysine N-methyltransferase, translated as MPDSPYFIVRGSDIQGKGAFAVKSIRKGTRLIEYTGQLIPEDEADTRYDDSKMKRHHTFLFQICDGAVAIDAAVGGNDARFINHSCDPNCEAVEDRGRVFIEAMRAIKTGEELTYNYGLTGEGEEHDDWEEKYRCNCGAPNCSGNMLVKPKKKRTVKAKKKAAAKK; from the coding sequence ATGCCTGATTCCCCTTACTTTATTGTACGCGGCTCTGATATTCAGGGCAAAGGCGCGTTTGCGGTCAAGTCCATTCGCAAGGGCACGCGCTTGATTGAATATACCGGCCAGTTGATTCCGGAAGACGAAGCGGACACTCGCTACGACGATTCGAAGATGAAACGCCACCACACGTTCTTGTTTCAGATTTGTGACGGCGCGGTGGCGATTGACGCGGCAGTCGGCGGCAACGATGCGCGCTTCATCAATCACTCCTGTGACCCGAATTGCGAAGCGGTGGAAGATCGCGGGCGTGTGTTCATTGAAGCGATGCGCGCGATCAAGACCGGTGAGGAATTGACCTACAACTACGGCCTTACGGGCGAAGGCGAAGAGCACGATGATTGGGAAGAGAAGTACCGCTGCAACTGCGGCGCGCCTAATTGCTCGGGCAACATGCTGGTGAAGCCGAAGAAGAAAAGAACTGTGAAGGCGAAGAAGAAGGCTGCCGCCAAGAAATAG
- a CDS encoding phosphomannomutase/phosphoglucomutase — MLNPHIFREYDIRGIVADDLTPDVVYELGRGIGTFIRRKGATTFTLGRDGRLTSERIANDLKAGLLTTGLKVIEVGMVPTSVLYFSAVHLKTDGGIQITGSHNPPEFNGIKMAYGKTSIHGAMIQEIRVLCERQDYEKGQGSSSSYTVMPDYIAWLTANLKLDRKVRVAVDSGNGVGGLCGPQIFREIGAEVFDIYSDVDGRFPNHHPDPTVEKNLVALKQLVADNKCEVGVGFDGDADRLGAIDGQGKVLWGDMLMTLFARSILKDRPGAKIIADVKCSENFFADVKQHGGQPIMWKTGHALIKSKLWEEHAALAGEMSGHFFFADRFFGFDDGIYSAGRLLEIVSRLPHSLTQELSDLPATFSTPEIRVDCPDDVKFDVVDKVKSTFKGRGLDTFDLDGVRVNFDGGWALVRASNTQPTLVLRVEAKSQAKLDSIQEDVARVLKDAGFTFDPSAPGGH; from the coding sequence ATGCTTAATCCTCACATTTTTCGCGAATACGATATTCGCGGCATTGTCGCCGATGACCTGACGCCTGATGTTGTCTATGAACTGGGCCGCGGTATCGGCACCTTTATTCGGCGCAAGGGCGCGACGACGTTCACGCTCGGGCGCGACGGCCGCTTGACCAGTGAACGCATCGCCAACGATCTGAAGGCCGGACTGCTCACGACTGGACTGAAGGTGATCGAAGTCGGCATGGTGCCGACTTCCGTGCTGTACTTCTCGGCGGTGCATCTGAAGACCGACGGCGGCATTCAAATCACGGGTTCGCATAATCCGCCTGAATTCAACGGCATCAAGATGGCCTATGGCAAGACCTCGATTCACGGCGCGATGATTCAAGAGATTCGCGTGCTGTGCGAGCGGCAGGATTACGAAAAGGGCCAAGGCTCCAGTTCGAGCTACACGGTGATGCCGGACTATATCGCGTGGCTCACGGCGAATCTGAAGTTGGATCGCAAGGTGCGCGTGGCGGTAGACAGCGGCAACGGCGTCGGCGGCCTGTGCGGTCCGCAGATTTTCCGCGAAATCGGCGCCGAGGTGTTTGACATTTACAGCGACGTGGATGGCCGGTTCCCTAATCACCATCCCGATCCGACGGTGGAGAAGAATCTGGTCGCGCTGAAGCAGCTTGTTGCCGACAACAAGTGCGAAGTGGGCGTAGGCTTTGACGGCGACGCTGATCGGCTCGGCGCGATTGACGGCCAGGGCAAAGTGCTGTGGGGCGACATGCTGATGACGCTGTTCGCGCGTTCGATTCTGAAGGATAGGCCCGGTGCAAAAATTATCGCCGACGTGAAGTGCAGCGAGAATTTCTTTGCGGACGTGAAACAGCACGGCGGGCAGCCGATTATGTGGAAGACCGGCCACGCACTGATTAAGAGCAAGCTGTGGGAAGAGCATGCCGCGCTGGCGGGCGAAATGAGCGGGCATTTCTTCTTCGCCGATCGCTTCTTCGGATTTGATGACGGAATCTACTCGGCGGGCCGCCTGCTGGAAATCGTGTCGCGCTTGCCGCATTCGTTGACGCAGGAGCTATCGGATTTGCCGGCGACGTTCAGCACACCCGAGATCCGCGTGGATTGCCCCGACGATGTGAAGTTCGACGTAGTGGACAAGGTCAAGTCGACTTTCAAAGGCCGGGGCCTCGATACGTTTGATCTGGACGGCGTCCGCGTGAATTTCGACGGCGGCTGGGCGCTCGTGCGCGCTTCAAATACGCAGCCGACGCTCGTGCTGCGCGTTGAAGCGAAATCGCAGGCCAAACTCGATTCTATTCAGGAAGACGTTGCGCGCGTGCTGAAAGACGCGGGCTTCACGTTTGATCCCAGCGCGCCGGGCGGACATTGA
- a CDS encoding GNAT family N-acetyltransferase: MLRVVLPPPTERIRFRALTLDYLEPLCDLLGDPEVMRHYPHPMDRTETQGWIERGLMRYERDGCSFYALELNATGEFIGQCGVLMQDIDSVDETEVGYLLLRKHWHHGYATEAARACIAFARAVRGAERVISLIRPENVPSANVAKRLGATIEKQIIKWDHPHDVWVHA; the protein is encoded by the coding sequence TTGCTTAGGGTCGTTCTGCCGCCGCCGACCGAGCGGATTCGCTTTCGTGCGCTGACACTCGACTATCTTGAGCCGCTGTGCGACCTGCTGGGCGATCCGGAGGTGATGCGCCACTATCCGCATCCGATGGACCGCACGGAAACGCAAGGCTGGATCGAGCGCGGACTGATGCGCTACGAGCGCGATGGGTGTTCGTTTTACGCTCTCGAATTGAATGCGACCGGTGAGTTCATCGGTCAGTGCGGCGTACTGATGCAGGACATTGACAGCGTGGACGAAACCGAAGTCGGCTACCTCTTGCTGCGCAAACATTGGCATCACGGTTACGCGACCGAGGCCGCCCGCGCATGCATTGCCTTCGCCCGCGCGGTGCGTGGCGCGGAGCGTGTGATTTCGCTGATTCGTCCGGAGAATGTGCCGTCGGCCAATGTGGCCAAGCGGCTGGGCGCAACGATTGAAAAGCAGATCATCAAGTGGGATCATCCGCACGACGTGTGGGTGCACGCGTGA
- a CDS encoding SET domain-containing protein-lysine N-methyltransferase: MPIATRGEFWFVKQSKLHGRGLFARKDIPKGTRIIEYQGKRIASDALPDIDEHKPDAYHTVIFSLDDGSFIDANKRGNAAMFANHSCSPNAETIEEDGRIYIIALKKIPKGAEILYDYHLYLAGPFQKSWLTDYVCHCGARKCRKIMLDRKIPKKYQSA; this comes from the coding sequence ATGCCAATAGCGACTCGCGGCGAATTCTGGTTCGTCAAGCAAAGCAAGCTCCATGGCCGCGGCCTGTTCGCGCGCAAGGACATTCCCAAAGGGACGCGGATCATCGAATATCAGGGCAAGCGCATCGCCTCCGACGCGCTGCCGGATATTGACGAGCACAAACCGGACGCCTATCATACGGTGATTTTTTCGCTGGACGATGGCAGCTTCATTGACGCGAACAAGCGCGGCAACGCGGCGATGTTCGCCAATCACTCGTGCTCGCCGAATGCCGAGACGATTGAAGAAGACGGCCGCATCTATATCATCGCGCTGAAGAAGATTCCCAAAGGCGCGGAAATTCTCTACGACTATCATCTCTATCTGGCTGGACCGTTTCAGAAGAGCTGGCTGACCGACTACGTGTGCCATTGCGGCGCGCGCAAGTGCCGCAAGATCATGCTCGACCGCAAGATTCCCAAGAAATACCAGTCGGCTTAA
- a CDS encoding T9SS type A sorting domain-containing protein: MNPSRLVSRLLWTAAFAVVTLLSLPFNTSYRSTTAEACWNNQLIECFDSTRIAWPWCKPTGSGRCWRFSPNPPAPFAWGVQDRNYSVRIQSYCGNDDDQSLWIIGEPGTEDPDFDNYPPNLNTFVTYGPLDLTGAAEARVLFSLLMYNGMDPQDTLCWGADSVFSLATTHIWIDSVFSGQTDQGWELFEIDLKDLYRNVPTRDSVSALGRPAVYIYWWFRSDADAIRDRGAFIDDIIVSIDNGTVDLQLGGMSVVNTDSFTVPSRIETGDSVLARMTWAACDGGVLFYPDFHAQLFLDGVIVFDSVVTGVEPGTTETWYTEPIAMNEAGDHSFQFVIDALDEVAENNEGNNSTAYPFTVFPPNEPPTFEWITPVSDTLEGVGFARLRWSLTDPDDDAYVTIHVDPDNEGCVGPIVPGTLNRPEVGLDSVDWTMSGLPVGAVRWLYAEYGDNLFLGCEYSPFPVVVGTTDADGHQELIPITFALNQNYPNPFNPATTINFSITRAGHTTLKVFDITGREVATLIDNDLTPGLYDAGFHGASLPSGVYIYRLDAPEGNLTRKMILMK; the protein is encoded by the coding sequence ATGAACCCTTCGCGTTTGGTTTCCCGACTCTTATGGACCGCCGCCTTTGCGGTGGTCACGCTCCTCAGCCTGCCGTTTAATACGAGCTATCGTTCCACGACGGCCGAAGCCTGTTGGAACAATCAGTTGATCGAGTGTTTCGACTCGACACGCATCGCCTGGCCGTGGTGCAAGCCCACCGGCTCGGGACGTTGCTGGCGTTTCTCGCCAAATCCTCCGGCCCCCTTCGCATGGGGCGTGCAGGATCGCAACTACAGCGTGCGCATTCAATCGTACTGTGGCAATGACGACGACCAGTCTCTCTGGATTATCGGCGAACCGGGAACGGAAGATCCCGACTTTGACAATTATCCCCCGAATCTTAACACGTTCGTCACCTATGGCCCGCTGGACTTGACCGGCGCAGCCGAAGCCCGCGTGCTGTTCAGCCTGCTGATGTATAACGGCATGGATCCGCAGGATACGCTTTGCTGGGGCGCCGACTCGGTCTTCAGCCTGGCGACGACGCACATCTGGATTGACTCGGTGTTTTCCGGCCAGACCGATCAAGGTTGGGAGCTATTTGAAATTGACTTGAAAGACCTCTATCGCAACGTCCCGACGCGCGACAGCGTTTCGGCCTTGGGGCGTCCTGCGGTTTACATCTACTGGTGGTTCCGGTCGGATGCGGACGCCATTCGCGATCGCGGCGCATTCATTGACGATATTATCGTGTCCATTGACAATGGCACGGTGGACCTGCAGCTCGGCGGCATGAGCGTCGTGAATACCGATAGCTTCACCGTCCCGTCACGCATTGAAACCGGTGATTCTGTCCTCGCGCGCATGACGTGGGCGGCGTGTGATGGCGGCGTCCTGTTCTATCCCGATTTCCATGCGCAACTGTTCCTCGATGGCGTGATCGTCTTCGACTCCGTCGTGACCGGCGTGGAGCCAGGCACGACCGAGACGTGGTATACCGAACCGATCGCCATGAACGAAGCCGGCGACCACAGTTTCCAGTTCGTGATTGACGCGTTGGACGAAGTCGCGGAAAATAACGAGGGCAACAACTCGACGGCCTATCCATTCACGGTCTTCCCGCCGAACGAACCGCCGACATTTGAGTGGATCACACCGGTCAGCGATACGTTGGAAGGCGTCGGCTTCGCGCGCCTGCGCTGGTCATTGACCGATCCGGATGACGACGCGTATGTCACCATTCACGTGGACCCCGACAACGAAGGTTGCGTCGGTCCGATTGTCCCCGGCACTCTGAATCGCCCCGAAGTGGGATTGGATTCAGTGGACTGGACGATGAGCGGATTGCCGGTGGGCGCGGTGCGTTGGCTCTACGCGGAGTACGGCGACAATCTATTCTTGGGCTGCGAGTACTCGCCGTTCCCGGTGGTGGTCGGGACCACTGACGCTGATGGCCACCAAGAGTTGATTCCGATTACCTTTGCGCTCAATCAGAACTATCCGAATCCGTTCAATCCGGCCACGACCATTAATTTCAGCATCACGCGCGCCGGTCACACGACCCTCAAGGTGTTTGACATCACGGGCCGCGAAGTCGCAACGCTGATTGATAACGATCTGACGCCGGGACTCTACGATGCGGGCTTCCACGGCGCGAGCCTCCCGTCGGGCGTTTACATCTATCGCCTTGACGCGCCTGAAGGCAATCTGACGCGCAAGATGATCCTGATGAAGTAA
- the bshA gene encoding N-acetyl-alpha-D-glucosaminyl L-malate synthase BshA: MKIGIILYPTYGGSGIVATELGCALAVRGHEVHFFSTARPFRLPAFQQNVYFHEVPVVGYDLFENTPYTLTLASTLHDAVKMHHLDVLHAHYAIPHATAAYLAREMNGGLPPVITTLHGTDITLVGAHPAYAPVVKFTLEQSDAVTAVSHDLANETRDNIGYTGETKVIYNFIDTELYKRDVCVQRRDWLAPQDEPIILHISNFRPVKRIPDIISVFARVREQTKAKLVMVGDGPMRSNAELQVRELGIQGEVRFLGKQTGLIDLLSVSDIYFLPSNKESFGLSALEAMSCEMPVVGYDVGGLPEVVIHDETGYLHPVGDLDGMTASILQLVKDADQRRVMGQAGRLRAEQVFHINTIMPQYEKLYLDTLHKTEERCLKRTAARASASSK, encoded by the coding sequence ATGAAGATCGGCATCATCCTCTATCCTACTTACGGCGGCTCGGGCATTGTGGCGACCGAGTTGGGCTGCGCTTTGGCCGTGCGCGGGCATGAGGTGCATTTCTTCTCGACGGCGCGGCCGTTTCGTTTGCCGGCGTTTCAGCAGAATGTATATTTTCACGAAGTGCCGGTTGTGGGCTATGATCTGTTTGAGAACACGCCATACACGCTGACCCTCGCCTCGACGCTGCATGACGCGGTGAAGATGCATCATCTCGACGTGCTGCATGCGCACTACGCGATTCCGCACGCGACGGCGGCCTATCTGGCGCGCGAGATGAACGGCGGTCTGCCGCCGGTCATCACGACGCTGCACGGCACGGACATCACGCTGGTTGGCGCGCATCCTGCCTATGCGCCCGTGGTGAAATTCACGCTCGAACAGTCTGACGCGGTGACGGCGGTGTCGCACGATCTTGCCAATGAAACGCGCGACAACATCGGCTACACGGGCGAGACGAAAGTCATCTACAATTTTATTGATACGGAACTCTACAAACGCGACGTGTGCGTGCAGCGCCGCGACTGGCTGGCGCCGCAAGACGAACCGATCATCCTGCATATCTCGAACTTCCGGCCTGTCAAACGCATTCCCGATATCATCAGCGTATTCGCGCGCGTGCGGGAGCAAACGAAGGCCAAGCTGGTGATGGTTGGCGACGGTCCGATGCGCAGCAACGCGGAACTTCAAGTCCGCGAATTGGGTATTCAAGGCGAAGTGCGCTTCCTCGGCAAGCAAACGGGTCTGATTGACCTGCTGAGTGTCAGCGATATCTATTTCTTGCCGTCGAACAAGGAGAGCTTCGGTCTGTCTGCACTCGAGGCCATGAGCTGCGAAATGCCGGTCGTGGGCTACGACGTCGGCGGTTTGCCGGAAGTTGTGATTCACGACGAGACGGGCTACCTGCATCCGGTGGGCGATCTTGACGGGATGACGGCGAGCATTTTGCAGTTGGTCAAAGACGCCGATCAGCGGCGCGTGATGGGGCAGGCCGGTCGTCTTCGCGCGGAACAGGTTTTTCACATCAACACCATCATGCCGCAGTATGAGAAATTGTACTTGGACACGTTGCACAAGACAGAGGAGCGCTGCCTGAAACGAACGGCTGCCCGCGCTTCGGCATCATCCAAGTAA
- the bshC gene encoding bacillithiol biosynthesis cysteine-adding enzyme BshC yields MNRLAISYERLPGFGPAWQAVVAEHPDAEWLFAQSSAHPQACRTVAEERLRNFPFYAEAAGILHAEGLLYGVPEETLARLKSLAEGRAVVVVTGQQVGFLGGPLFTFIKAYHAVRLARALEATLKLPVLPLFWLEGEDHDLQEIRASRYPQADGTLGAMEFSPAKEVAHQEVGRYAVGEQALAGLHELLAQWGNVSGEAAEALEHAYGDGDLSTAFGRLLAATLGPRGLLICEGRNERLKQLALPLWERAIDARRELHDAFQVRSDEVRMRGYSAPMSPTPDAHFFYVVSDDYVRRPVLLDGAVKHPDGSSEQVTAVELKSRLRSGTWQVSPKAALRPLFQDFVLPTVAYVGGPGELEYHAQLAPFYQMLGVTAPSLFPRMSATLVDQKCERLREKLGLTWEELLTTSEPELSKRVLRAADEQNTSELFAGARAEIEAVFQKLKPALETIDPTLAGALGSSAGKALHPLEQLEQKANKAIKQQHAVELARLHKVLFAAKPGGKPMERIYGTAWALAHYGVTELLELMDKLPADGAAHQIVITE; encoded by the coding sequence GAACCGGCTGGCGATTTCTTATGAGCGACTGCCGGGATTCGGTCCGGCCTGGCAAGCGGTCGTCGCCGAGCACCCGGACGCGGAATGGCTGTTTGCCCAGTCGTCGGCGCATCCGCAGGCTTGCCGAACGGTAGCTGAGGAGCGGCTCCGCAACTTCCCCTTTTACGCGGAAGCCGCCGGCATTCTCCACGCGGAGGGTTTGCTCTATGGTGTGCCGGAAGAGACACTGGCGCGGCTGAAGAGTCTGGCCGAAGGTCGAGCGGTGGTGGTAGTGACGGGGCAACAGGTAGGATTTCTGGGCGGCCCGCTGTTCACCTTCATTAAGGCCTATCATGCGGTGCGGCTGGCGCGAGCGCTCGAAGCGACGCTCAAGTTGCCAGTGCTGCCGTTGTTTTGGCTTGAAGGTGAAGATCACGACTTGCAGGAAATTCGCGCCAGCCGTTATCCGCAAGCGGACGGTACTCTCGGCGCGATGGAGTTTTCTCCGGCTAAAGAAGTGGCGCATCAGGAAGTGGGCCGCTATGCGGTCGGCGAACAGGCGCTGGCAGGTTTGCACGAATTGCTGGCGCAGTGGGGCAACGTGTCGGGTGAAGCCGCCGAAGCGCTTGAGCATGCCTACGGTGACGGTGACCTGTCGACGGCCTTTGGACGACTGCTCGCCGCGACGCTGGGCCCGCGCGGTCTGTTGATCTGTGAAGGGCGCAATGAACGCTTGAAGCAGCTTGCGCTGCCGTTATGGGAACGTGCGATCGATGCGCGTCGTGAGCTGCACGACGCGTTTCAAGTGCGTTCGGACGAGGTGCGCATGCGCGGCTACTCCGCGCCGATGAGCCCGACGCCGGATGCGCATTTCTTCTATGTCGTGAGCGATGACTACGTCCGTCGTCCGGTGCTGCTCGACGGCGCGGTGAAGCACCCCGACGGATCGAGCGAACAGGTCACCGCCGTGGAATTGAAATCGCGCTTGCGCAGTGGGACGTGGCAAGTCAGTCCCAAGGCCGCGCTGCGTCCGCTATTTCAGGATTTTGTTTTGCCTACCGTCGCTTATGTCGGCGGTCCGGGCGAATTGGAATATCACGCACAGCTTGCTCCGTTTTATCAGATGCTCGGCGTGACCGCGCCGAGTCTGTTTCCACGAATGTCAGCGACGCTTGTGGATCAGAAGTGCGAGCGCCTGCGCGAAAAGCTCGGATTGACATGGGAAGAGCTGTTGACGACTTCCGAGCCGGAGTTGTCGAAGCGTGTGCTGCGCGCGGCGGATGAACAGAACACGAGCGAACTTTTCGCCGGTGCGCGCGCTGAGATTGAAGCGGTCTTTCAGAAGCTGAAGCCCGCGCTGGAAACCATAGACCCGACGCTGGCCGGAGCGCTGGGCTCGTCGGCTGGCAAAGCGCTGCATCCTCTCGAACAGTTGGAACAGAAAGCCAACAAAGCCATCAAGCAGCAGCACGCGGTGGAACTGGCGCGGCTGCATAAAGTGCTCTTCGCGGCGAAACCGGGCGGCAAGCCGATGGAGCGCATCTATGGCACGGCGTGGGCGCTGGCGCATTACGGCGTAACTGAACTACTCGAATTGATGGACAAATTGCCCGCCGACGGCGCGGCGCATCAAATAGTGATCACGGAATAG
- the bshB1 gene encoding bacillithiol biosynthesis deacetylase BshB1, with product MSEVNTQVVDVLAIGAHPDDIELSCAGTLLKLKQLGYKVGIVDMTRGERGSRGNAEIRAVEAQEALAILGFEFREVLNLGDLQIQDTHERRVKVVECIRRHKPKLVLTHWNQDKHPDHEGTSDLVKHSMFVAGAANFPADYAPHNPKRLLYWPSSWMMDCNVYVDVTDFWEHKIRAARAHKSQFFDPNSSDPMTILSQPVFFDRLEMRARYFGDQIGVKYAEVFYMREPIPVHDPMKLCQ from the coding sequence ATGAGTGAAGTGAACACGCAGGTGGTGGATGTGCTGGCGATCGGCGCGCATCCCGATGACATTGAACTGTCGTGCGCCGGCACGCTGCTGAAGCTCAAGCAGTTGGGCTACAAGGTTGGGATCGTGGACATGACTCGCGGCGAACGCGGTTCGCGCGGCAACGCGGAGATTCGCGCCGTCGAAGCGCAGGAAGCGCTGGCGATCTTAGGTTTCGAGTTTCGCGAGGTGTTGAACCTCGGTGATTTGCAGATTCAGGACACGCATGAGCGCCGCGTGAAGGTCGTCGAGTGTATTCGTCGGCACAAGCCGAAGCTCGTGTTGACACACTGGAATCAGGACAAGCATCCCGATCATGAAGGCACGAGCGATCTGGTGAAGCACTCGATGTTCGTGGCGGGCGCGGCGAATTTTCCGGCGGACTACGCGCCGCACAATCCGAAACGTCTGCTCTATTGGCCGTCGTCGTGGATGATGGACTGCAATGTGTACGTGGACGTCACGGATTTCTGGGAGCACAAGATTCGCGCGGCGCGGGCGCACAAGTCGCAGTTTTTTGATCCCAACAGCAGTGATCCGATGACGATTCTCTCGCAGCCTGTGTTCTTCGACCGGTTGGAGATGCGCGCACGTTATTTTGGCGACCAAATCGGCGTGAAGTATGCCGAAGTCTTTTACATGCGGGAGCCGATTCCCGTTCACGATCCGATGAAACTATGCCAATAG